From the Nodularia sp. NIES-3585 genome, one window contains:
- a CDS encoding restriction endonuclease subunit R: MTTTLDARNLSLQDVQRCLKFEEQFNDSITSLLSLESLTEFEQQELLKIRNLFRSYYAAGKIAEGQIKFLFIAPLMNLAGFYQSSIQITLEENIAEIFVEDEDTSIKGRMDILAVHKSLAETVNTPFWILVIESKNSSINALEGLPQLLTYAYTSLEKQTSVWGLTTNGMDYQFVYIQQGNPPIYQLLPKLDITRLESAIELLQILKSICIS; this comes from the coding sequence ATGACTACTACTCTCGATGCAAGAAATCTCAGTTTACAAGATGTTCAACGCTGTTTGAAATTTGAAGAACAGTTTAATGATTCAATTACATCATTACTGTCTCTAGAATCTCTCACAGAATTTGAACAACAAGAATTGTTGAAAATCCGTAATTTATTTCGCAGTTATTACGCAGCAGGTAAAATTGCAGAAGGTCAAATAAAATTTCTGTTTATCGCACCCTTGATGAATTTAGCTGGCTTTTATCAATCCAGCATTCAAATTACTTTAGAGGAAAATATTGCTGAGATTTTTGTTGAAGATGAAGATACCAGCATCAAAGGGCGAATGGATATCTTAGCTGTTCATAAATCTTTAGCAGAAACAGTAAATACACCTTTTTGGATATTAGTAATTGAATCTAAAAACAGCAGTATTAATGCTTTAGAAGGTTTACCGCAATTACTCACTTATGCTTATACCAGTTTAGAAAAACAAACATCAGTTTGGGGTTTAACTACTAACGGTATGGATTACCAATTTGTTTATATACAGCAAGGAAATCCTCCCATTTATCAATTATTGCCAAAACTAGATATAACTCGTTTAGAATCTGCAATTGAGTTGCTGCAAATTCTCAAATCTATCTGTATATCATAG
- a CDS encoding serine/threonine-protein kinase, which produces MNGQILDARYQILKVLNVEEMVQTYLVEDAILPGSKFVVKQLNSGSDNLQELRTVRGLFADEAKKLQQLGESHDQIQNLVNYFEDNEEFYLVQEYIIGNNLTAEICLGIPLEEEQVIGVLSEVLEILAFVHGRGVIHQDIKPANIIRRDSDQKLVLVDFGGVQEFVTTIVGNLEYVPVEQLRGEPQYNSDIYALGIVAIAALIGLPANEIARLQNQKSVLTGEIIWRNKNIKVSQKLAKIIDKMVRFDYRKRYQSVSEVLNDIQNLKTHKYTQPKQLHPKLWLILAGIASFLGLVTATWFFQSRQPVVTEVNFEQLYQQGLKKYQAGDYQAAVEDFTQAIALDSKSALAYNKRGNAFYQLGEYQQAKADSSKAIELNPQNANAYYDRGFSLYELGKYKEAIADYTKAIELNPGNVFAYYGRGLALVKLQENKEANEDFSTAIRLKPDYIEAYLERGILRRRLGIQKTAIEDFDAIIKINPDDARPYYQKGLIHASNNQKYAAIREFTQAINRNPNYTVAYLRRGDMQSELGYKLEATEDYNTVIKLNPEWGAGYNHRGIHRFSFGDYKGAIEDHTKAIELNSQDAAAFNNRGNANSQIWYLQAANADYTKAIEINSKYGLAYYNRAVNRVKQGNRAGAIADFQQAIRLFRESGERNSLQDAQRELNLLLNR; this is translated from the coding sequence ATGAATGGTCAAATTTTGGATGCACGTTATCAAATCCTCAAAGTTCTGAATGTAGAGGAGATGGTACAAACCTATTTAGTCGAAGATGCTATCCTTCCGGGTAGCAAATTTGTAGTCAAACAACTAAATTCTGGTAGTGATAATCTCCAAGAATTAAGAACTGTGCGCGGGTTATTTGCAGATGAGGCAAAAAAGTTACAGCAGCTAGGAGAGTCACACGACCAAATCCAAAATTTAGTTAATTATTTTGAAGATAATGAAGAATTTTATCTCGTTCAAGAATACATTATTGGGAATAATTTAACCGCAGAAATTTGCCTGGGAATACCTCTGGAAGAAGAACAGGTAATTGGTGTTTTATCAGAAGTATTAGAAATTTTGGCATTTGTTCATGGTCGTGGAGTGATTCACCAGGATATTAAACCAGCAAATATCATTCGTCGAGATTCAGATCAGAAGTTAGTTTTGGTTGATTTTGGTGGTGTTCAGGAATTTGTAACTACTATTGTTGGTAATCTGGAATATGTCCCAGTGGAACAATTGCGCGGTGAACCACAGTATAACAGTGATATATATGCTTTAGGAATAGTTGCGATCGCCGCACTGATCGGTTTACCAGCCAATGAAATAGCTAGGTTGCAAAATCAAAAAAGTGTGCTAACAGGCGAAATTATTTGGCGGAACAAAAATATAAAAGTTAGTCAAAAGTTAGCAAAAATTATTGATAAAATGGTACGCTTTGACTACCGCAAGCGCTATCAGTCTGTAAGTGAAGTTTTAAACGATATACAGAACTTGAAAACTCATAAATATACTCAGCCAAAACAGCTTCATCCAAAACTTTGGTTAATTTTAGCCGGGATAGCTAGTTTTTTAGGACTTGTGACCGCAACGTGGTTTTTTCAATCAAGACAACCTGTAGTTACTGAAGTTAATTTTGAGCAATTATATCAGCAGGGATTAAAAAAATATCAAGCCGGAGATTATCAAGCCGCAGTTGAGGATTTCACTCAGGCGATCGCACTTGATTCAAAAAGTGCTTTGGCTTACAATAAACGAGGTAATGCCTTTTATCAGTTAGGAGAATATCAGCAAGCAAAGGCAGATAGTAGTAAAGCCATTGAATTAAATCCTCAAAATGCCAATGCTTATTATGATCGAGGCTTTTCTTTATATGAATTAGGCAAATACAAAGAAGCAATTGCTGATTACACCAAAGCTATTGAATTAAATCCCGGTAATGTCTTCGCTTATTATGGGCGTGGTTTAGCCCTGGTGAAGTTGCAGGAGAATAAAGAGGCTAATGAAGATTTTAGCACAGCTATCAGATTAAAACCTGATTATATTGAAGCTTATTTAGAAAGGGGTATTCTCCGCCGTCGTCTGGGAATTCAAAAAACAGCAATCGAAGACTTTGATGCCATAATTAAGATTAATCCTGATGATGCTAGACCTTATTATCAAAAAGGTTTAATTCACGCTAGCAATAATCAAAAGTATGCAGCCATTAGGGAATTTACTCAAGCAATTAACCGCAATCCTAATTACACAGTAGCCTATCTCAGACGAGGGGATATGCAGAGTGAATTGGGTTACAAATTAGAAGCTACTGAAGATTATAACACAGTTATCAAACTGAATCCTGAATGGGGGGCTGGTTATAATCATCGAGGTATTCACCGCTTTTCCTTTGGTGATTACAAAGGCGCAATTGAAGATCATACTAAAGCCATTGAACTCAATTCTCAGGATGCGGCGGCTTTTAATAACCGTGGTAATGCTAATTCTCAAATCTGGTATCTGCAAGCTGCTAATGCAGATTATACCAAGGCAATTGAGATTAATTCTAAATACGGTTTAGCTTATTATAACAGAGCAGTGAATCGTGTGAAACAGGGAAATAGAGCAGGTGCGATCGCGGATTTCCAACAAGCTATTAGACTATTCCGAGAAAGTGGGGAAAGAAATAGTCTTCAAGATGCACAAAGAGAACTTAATCTATTACTAAATAGGTGA
- a CDS encoding aspartate kinase — translation MALIVQKYGGTSVGSVERIQAVAQRVYKTVKAGNSVVVVVSAMGKTTDGLVKIAKEIAQNPNRREMDMLLSTGEQVTIALVSMALQEIGQPAISMTGAQVGIVTEAEHTRARILHIETERLSHHIAQGKVVVVAGFQGISSLRNMEITTLGRGGSDTSAVAIAAAIGANFCEIYTDVPGILTTDPRLVAQAQLMDEITCNEMLELASLGAKVLHPRAVEIARNYGVPLVVKSSWCDDPGTWVISPKPQGRSLVNLEIARPVDNVEFDTDQAKVALLRVPDKPGVAARLFGEISRQNVDVDLIIQSIHEGNSNDIAFTVTAPILKRAEAVAAAIAPALRNQSHPNSDEAEVMVEQNIAKVSIAGAGMIGRPGVAAKMFATLAEAQVNIQMISTSEVKVSCVVDATECDRAVAALRQAFEIEEDKEPNKISPTPHSPLPTPPPVRGVALDMNQARLAIRQVPDRPGMAAKLFGLLAQHNVSVDMIIQSQRCRIVDGIPKRDIAFTVSRIDGESTQQMLTQVAGELGWGEVVLDNAIAKVSIVGAGMVGQPGIAAKMFEALAQYQINIQMIATSEIKISCVVAQEEGVKALQVIHAAFGLAGSEKFVIPV, via the coding sequence ATGGCGCTGATAGTTCAAAAATACGGTGGTACATCTGTTGGTTCAGTAGAACGTATTCAAGCTGTTGCACAGCGTGTTTACAAAACTGTTAAGGCGGGAAACTCTGTGGTGGTAGTGGTTTCGGCTATGGGTAAAACCACCGATGGACTGGTGAAAATAGCGAAGGAAATTGCTCAAAATCCCAACCGCCGGGAAATGGATATGCTGCTTTCTACTGGTGAGCAAGTGACTATTGCTTTGGTCAGTATGGCATTGCAAGAAATCGGACAACCAGCAATTTCTATGACTGGCGCTCAAGTCGGGATTGTTACGGAAGCTGAACACACCCGCGCCCGGATTTTACATATTGAAACCGAACGTCTGAGCCATCATATTGCTCAAGGGAAAGTGGTTGTAGTGGCTGGATTTCAGGGGATATCTAGCCTGAGAAATATGGAAATTACGACTTTGGGGCGTGGGGGTTCCGATACTTCCGCGGTGGCGATCGCAGCAGCAATTGGGGCGAATTTCTGTGAAATTTATACCGATGTCCCAGGGATATTAACTACAGATCCCCGCTTGGTGGCCCAAGCCCAGTTAATGGATGAAATTACCTGCAATGAAATGCTGGAATTAGCCAGCCTGGGGGCAAAAGTCTTACATCCCCGCGCTGTGGAAATTGCCCGGAATTATGGTGTTCCTTTAGTGGTGAAATCGAGTTGGTGTGATGATCCTGGTACTTGGGTAATATCACCGAAACCCCAAGGGCGATCGCTTGTGAATTTAGAAATTGCCCGTCCTGTAGATAATGTCGAATTTGACACCGACCAAGCAAAAGTCGCATTGTTGCGCGTACCGGATAAGCCAGGGGTCGCTGCGCGGTTATTTGGGGAAATATCTCGGCAAAATGTCGATGTAGATTTAATTATTCAGTCAATACATGAAGGTAATAGTAATGACATTGCCTTTACGGTCACAGCACCAATATTAAAACGGGCTGAAGCCGTAGCAGCAGCGATCGCCCCAGCATTGAGAAATCAATCTCACCCCAACTCGGACGAAGCGGAAGTGATGGTAGAACAGAATATTGCCAAAGTCAGCATCGCTGGCGCAGGAATGATTGGTCGTCCTGGGGTAGCGGCGAAAATGTTCGCTACCTTAGCGGAAGCACAAGTGAATATTCAAATGATTTCTACTAGTGAAGTTAAAGTCAGCTGTGTTGTAGATGCAACAGAATGCGATCGCGCCGTGGCTGCACTTCGTCAAGCTTTTGAAATTGAAGAAGACAAGGAACCAAATAAAATTTCCCCCACTCCCCACTCCCCACTCCCCACTCCTCCCCCCGTCCGTGGTGTCGCCTTAGATATGAACCAAGCACGTCTAGCAATTCGTCAAGTCCCAGATCGGCCGGGAATGGCGGCGAAATTGTTTGGACTATTAGCACAGCACAATGTCAGTGTTGACATGATTATTCAATCACAGCGCTGTCGCATTGTAGACGGTATTCCCAAACGAGATATTGCTTTTACCGTCTCGCGGATAGATGGGGAAAGTACACAGCAAATGCTGACTCAAGTAGCTGGAGAATTAGGATGGGGTGAAGTTGTCTTAGATAATGCGATCGCGAAGGTAAGTATCGTTGGGGCTGGGATGGTCGGACAACCAGGGATTGCGGCTAAAATGTTTGAGGCTTTAGCCCAATATCAAATCAATATTCAAATGATTGCTACTTCAGAAATTAAAATTAGCTGTGTGGTAGCACAAGAAGAAGGTGTGAAAGCTTTGCAAGTAATTCACGCCGCTTTTGGGTTAGCTGGTAGCGAAAAATTTGTCATCCCAGTTTAA
- a CDS encoding methyltransferase, with protein MDKLELATLGRGYIDQTPYGIFEFRGHEVIVLPTVLIETNNTGFFSELIEELAHKVLQSQNQCRVFEMGMGTGAAILTVAKIKGVVASASDISPMAALNAKANALWWGVECDIYQGNLFENVPEGKFEIISWNIPYFKENPGGIEDVKFRSGFDPDYQYLTQFLADCQSRLAENGHLMLGVDYLMCDLDTIYQLIDQAGFKSQVWREMNMTWGVMDVVCAFLLLERK; from the coding sequence ATGGATAAATTAGAATTAGCGACACTAGGGAGAGGATACATTGATCAAACTCCTTATGGCATTTTTGAATTCCGCGGTCATGAAGTAATTGTATTACCTACGGTTTTAATTGAAACTAATAATACTGGATTCTTTTCGGAATTAATAGAAGAACTAGCTCACAAGGTTCTGCAAAGCCAAAATCAATGCCGAGTCTTTGAAATGGGTATGGGAACTGGTGCTGCTATCTTGACAGTTGCCAAAATCAAGGGAGTAGTAGCCAGTGCTTCAGATATTTCGCCAATGGCTGCTTTGAATGCTAAAGCTAATGCTTTGTGGTGGGGTGTAGAGTGTGACATTTACCAAGGAAATCTCTTTGAGAATGTTCCAGAAGGAAAATTTGAGATTATTTCTTGGAACATCCCATATTTTAAAGAGAATCCGGGAGGAATTGAAGATGTCAAATTTCGATCTGGGTTTGATCCAGATTATCAGTATCTCACACAATTTTTAGCTGATTGTCAGAGCCGATTAGCTGAAAATGGACACCTAATGCTAGGTGTTGACTACCTGATGTGTGATTTAGATACCATTTATCAACTTATAGATCAAGCAGGTTTTAAATCCCAGGTTTGGCGTGAAATGAACATGACATGGGGAGTGATGGATGTTGTGTGTGCTTTTTTATTGCTTGAACGCAAATAA
- a CDS encoding HAD-IIB family hydrolase, translating to MSNSPGLYILLVSVHGLIRGKNLELGRDADTGGQIKYAVELAQALAANPQVERVDLVTRLVNDPKVSSDYAQPIEVLSDKAQIIRVNCGPRRYLRKEVLWPHLDNFADELLKHLRQVGKLPHVIHSHYADAGYVGCRVAGWLGVPLVHTGHSLGRVKQQRLLEHGTKRETIESTYHISTRIEAEEATLASAALVIASTHQEVTQQYGIYDHYQPNRMVVIPPGVALKEFYPVPENWQEPPIYQDLKRFLNHPEKPMIMALSRPAVRKNVATLVKAYGEDPELRHLANLVLILGNRDDITTMESGPRQVLTEIFQLIDRYDLYGYVAYPKHHRSDEVADLYRLLAKTRGVFINPALTEPFGLTLIEATACGVPIIATSDGGPRDILEACENGMLIDPLNIKQIQDGLRTALTDRAQWETWSKNGLDRVRDNFSWSSHVERYLEQVQQLPQRRVQSVLSPLVKALATDLPDWNIPDQNRLPTADRFLVCEIDNTLLGDQEALHKLIERLRNEGHSTGVGIATGRNLESSLQMLEEWHFPRPDLLIVAAGSEIYYGPQVVPDSNWQRHISYHWNADAVRQAMEELPGVGLQPPEAQGKFKLSYFIDEAKSLSFKEIMRHLRRRRLHVKGIYSHNMYLDLLPIRASKGDAIRYCALKWGLPIKRFLVAGASGNDESMLSGNTLGVVVGNYSAEMERLRGYPQIYFAEGHYAWGILEALDRYDFFGTLSKTEPEMIAV from the coding sequence ATGTCAAATAGCCCAGGGTTGTATATTCTACTAGTCAGCGTTCATGGCTTAATTCGTGGCAAAAATTTAGAATTAGGACGAGATGCTGACACGGGGGGACAAATTAAATATGCTGTAGAACTGGCTCAAGCTTTAGCAGCAAACCCACAAGTAGAACGCGTAGACCTGGTAACCCGTTTAGTTAATGATCCAAAAGTTAGCTCTGATTATGCTCAACCAATAGAAGTTCTGAGTGACAAAGCCCAAATTATCCGTGTTAACTGCGGGCCACGTCGCTATCTCCGCAAAGAAGTTCTCTGGCCGCATTTAGATAATTTTGCAGATGAATTGCTTAAGCACCTGCGCCAAGTAGGAAAATTACCCCATGTGATTCATAGCCATTACGCCGATGCTGGATATGTAGGTTGTCGGGTGGCTGGTTGGTTAGGTGTCCCACTTGTGCATACTGGTCATTCCCTCGGACGTGTGAAACAACAAAGACTTTTAGAGCATGGTACTAAAAGGGAAACCATTGAAAGCACTTATCACATTAGTACACGCATTGAAGCAGAGGAAGCAACTCTGGCCAGTGCAGCATTAGTCATCGCCAGTACCCATCAAGAAGTGACGCAGCAGTACGGTATTTACGACCACTATCAACCAAATAGAATGGTTGTCATTCCTCCTGGTGTAGCACTTAAAGAGTTTTACCCTGTGCCAGAAAATTGGCAGGAACCACCAATTTATCAGGATTTAAAAAGATTTCTCAATCATCCCGAAAAGCCCATGATCATGGCGCTTTCTCGTCCAGCTGTGCGGAAAAATGTGGCTACTCTGGTCAAAGCCTATGGTGAAGATCCAGAATTGCGTCATTTAGCGAATTTAGTCCTGATTTTAGGCAATCGGGATGACATCACCACGATGGAATCAGGTCCACGTCAGGTACTTACAGAAATTTTCCAGTTAATCGACCGCTACGACCTTTACGGATACGTCGCCTATCCCAAACACCACCGTTCCGATGAGGTGGCTGACCTCTATCGATTGTTAGCGAAAACACGGGGAGTTTTTATCAATCCGGCCTTAACTGAGCCATTTGGTCTGACCTTAATTGAAGCTACAGCCTGTGGTGTACCAATTATCGCTACATCCGACGGTGGACCGCGAGATATCCTAGAAGCTTGCGAAAATGGGATGTTGATTGACCCTCTAAATATTAAACAGATTCAAGATGGTCTGCGAACAGCACTCACAGATCGGGCGCAATGGGAAACTTGGTCGAAAAATGGCTTAGATCGAGTTCGAGATAATTTCTCTTGGTCTAGTCACGTAGAGCGTTATCTTGAACAGGTGCAGCAGTTACCACAACGACGAGTCCAATCTGTGCTGAGTCCCCTAGTCAAAGCCTTAGCAACTGACCTACCTGATTGGAATATTCCCGACCAAAACCGCTTACCAACCGCAGATCGTTTTCTAGTGTGCGAAATCGATAACACCTTATTAGGCGACCAGGAAGCCTTACACAAACTCATTGAGCGACTGCGGAACGAAGGTCACTCAACTGGAGTGGGAATTGCTACCGGGCGCAACTTGGAAAGTTCCTTACAAATGTTAGAAGAATGGCATTTCCCCAGACCAGATTTGCTGATTGTCGCGGCTGGTAGTGAAATCTATTATGGGCCGCAGGTAGTGCCGGATAGCAACTGGCAAAGACACATTAGTTACCATTGGAATGCTGACGCTGTTCGTCAAGCAATGGAGGAACTACCCGGAGTCGGGCTGCAACCCCCGGAAGCTCAAGGTAAGTTTAAACTCAGCTATTTTATTGATGAAGCCAAATCCTTAAGTTTTAAGGAAATTATGCGTCACCTGAGACGGCGTAGACTCCACGTTAAAGGAATTTACAGCCATAATATGTATCTTGATTTATTACCCATCCGGGCTTCTAAAGGTGATGCTATTCGTTATTGTGCCTTAAAGTGGGGATTACCCATTAAACGATTCTTAGTAGCAGGTGCATCTGGGAATGATGAATCAATGCTGTCTGGGAATACATTAGGTGTGGTTGTGGGTAACTACAGCGCCGAGATGGAAAGGTTGCGTGGCTATCCACAAATTTATTTTGCCGAAGGACATTATGCTTGGGGAATTTTAGAAGCCCTAGATCGTTATGACTTTTTTGGTACTTTGTCTAAAACAGAACCAGAAATGATCGCAGTTTGA
- a CDS encoding PP2C family protein-serine/threonine phosphatase has product MPVSQLPSQPTDSNSSAATDVTPVVALKELVARLHREQNKIQDLLSSLGFALRSFNNLNQFLELIPLMATRVTDADGSALFLHKPNGQIRLEQLHWQDSRQRKNIRKALETASSQITLLSNTAPLATATGILDDQMHRYLGPDVQIFGTAILVKHTERGWLYVLSRDPEYSWTETRQKLVRLVADQTAVAIENDELAVELRKKERLDQELEIGAEIQRRLLPRQCPIIPGATLAARCKPANRVGGDYYDFIPTNSNQVQLNSKTDQENGRWGLVIGDVMGKGVPAGLIMTMMRGMLRGEVLHGNSPCKILQNLNRVMYADLENSHRFVTLFYSEYNPYNRVLSYSNAAHNPPLWWHAATKTITRLDTLGMLIGLDHNSQYEDAQAQLETGDTVIYYTDGLTDAAAASGDRFDEENFVAAFNAACRYYNNPQEIVDYLFDQVLQFIGAEKQNTDDMTLVVLKIQ; this is encoded by the coding sequence TTGCCTGTGTCTCAACTGCCCTCTCAACCCACCGATAGTAATAGTAGTGCTGCGACGGATGTCACCCCAGTCGTGGCACTCAAAGAACTCGTGGCCCGGCTGCACCGAGAACAGAATAAAATCCAAGATTTACTCAGTTCTCTAGGATTTGCCCTGAGAAGCTTCAATAATTTAAACCAATTTTTGGAGCTGATCCCGCTGATGGCAACCAGGGTTACAGATGCAGATGGTAGTGCTTTGTTTCTACATAAACCTAACGGTCAAATTAGGTTAGAACAGCTACACTGGCAGGATAGTCGTCAGCGTAAGAACATCCGCAAAGCCCTAGAAACCGCTAGTAGTCAAATCACACTGCTGTCTAATACAGCCCCTTTAGCAACAGCAACGGGGATTTTGGATGACCAAATGCATCGCTACTTAGGGCCAGATGTGCAAATCTTTGGCACAGCGATTTTGGTGAAGCATACAGAACGAGGGTGGCTTTATGTACTCAGCCGTGACCCGGAATATAGCTGGACGGAAACCAGACAAAAGTTAGTTAGGCTGGTAGCAGATCAAACAGCTGTCGCCATTGAAAACGACGAATTAGCCGTAGAACTGCGGAAAAAAGAACGCTTAGACCAAGAACTAGAAATTGGCGCAGAAATTCAACGGCGACTTTTACCACGCCAATGCCCAATTATTCCAGGTGCAACTCTAGCTGCACGCTGTAAACCAGCTAATCGTGTCGGTGGAGATTACTATGATTTTATTCCCACTAATAGCAATCAGGTGCAGCTAAATAGCAAAACTGATCAGGAAAATGGGCGCTGGGGTTTGGTAATTGGCGATGTCATGGGTAAAGGTGTCCCAGCCGGACTAATTATGACGATGATGCGGGGAATGCTGCGTGGAGAGGTATTGCATGGTAATTCCCCATGTAAAATTCTCCAAAATTTGAATCGCGTTATGTATGCGGATTTAGAAAATTCCCACCGCTTTGTGACGCTATTTTACTCAGAATATAATCCCTATAATCGAGTTTTATCTTATAGTAATGCGGCACACAATCCTCCCTTGTGGTGGCACGCAGCCACGAAAACTATTACCCGCTTGGATACTTTGGGAATGCTGATTGGTTTAGATCACAATAGCCAATATGAAGATGCCCAAGCACAGTTAGAAACTGGGGATACAGTAATTTATTATACAGATGGTTTAACTGATGCGGCGGCGGCTAGTGGCGATCGCTTCGACGAAGAAAATTTTGTTGCTGCTTTTAATGCAGCTTGCAGGTATTACAATAACCCACAGGAGATTGTGGATTATCTGTTTGACCAAGTGTTACAATTTATCGGTGCTGAAAAGCAAAACACTGATGACATGACATTAGTTGTCCTCAAAATTCAATGA